TCTCACTTGCATGGCCTTATCCACGGCAATAGGTTTCCCAACTGCTGAAGCAATGGAAAGCAAAGATTTCTTAGCAAACAAATCAGTCGATAGATTTGGAAACGAAATCCATATTGTCGCACATGGAGTCTCCTCCTTAGGGTTGAATCCAATAGTCCATGGGAAAATCCTAATTTGATGGTCTTTGCCGTTGTACATGAAATAATTCACGCATCTTGATAATGCAGCCACAAAATCATCATATTGATCCATATGATTAAGAAGTTGTCTTTGAGCAAGCAACACGACTAGACAATGTCCCTTAATGCCGAGGAACTGAGGCAAAATTGATCTTAAAGTTGGAAAATTGGGTGATCCCATGATAGTTTAACCACAATGGCTTGATGAAGTCCCTCCTCCCTAGCGAAAGCTTGTCGTTCATCCAACGTAAATTTTAATGTAGGAATTCCATGAATAACTTCAATAGGTATCAAACTAGGTTGAGAAAAGTTAACAGTTGATTTTGTTTAATTCAATCTATCAGCATAAGTAGGGTTTGTAGTGGTGTTTGTAGGGTTTTGGGGAGGCTCTCCCACAGCCAAAGGTTGGGGAGAGACGGTGGCAGCCATAGCTGCCCTAAATCTGCATGGCCTCAAAGGAAAGAGGCAAGAGGAGAGAGCCTAGGCTTTTTTTTCCCCTATTGTGCGGCACCATTGATATTAATAGATTCTTGCGATATGTGTTCGtgtgtggcaccattgatatTAATAGATTCTCATTGGTATTGATGTCATTcatactttcatactcatatatttggatcgggttgcatgccGCAACATATATTATACTTATATTGGATTGGATTGCGCGCCGAAATATATTTTATAcgtatattggatcgggttgcgtgTCGCAACATATATTAAACCtattttggatcgggttgcacgtttttatataatatatatataggatCGGGTTGTGCGTCACagtaggtacatggacttcgcaggtctcccatgggtcatgactatcgtggcgtggaggtattccgaccggagcgtgtgtgtatcattgcattgcaaatgtattcatcattatcatctcaTTTGCATCTATTGATCGGATTCGTAGATTGTAATTATGGTTATGATCAATTTAAGAAATTGTGggaaacttggcagacttgtgtttaggtgcttcaccatagggtATGATTCGATTGTTGATCTTTCTGTACTTGTGATACTATTCTTGGACTCTGTTGGTtgatacttgattgtgagcatgattatctttcaatctctttctttatatatgttagctaactgttgttagcctatgatacctatcagtacatagtgtttgtattgatactaccttgctgaattcttttatgagtgcagagtacgtgacAGGGTCGACTTCCTCTCCTCGTGGCTGATTTCCCGAGGCTTTGCTGACGAGCATCCCGGGTGAGCACATGGACGGATCCGCAACATGGATGCCTCTTCTTATCTACTTGTCTTattttgatattctgagacaGTATTCCATTTTCAGACTTCTATTCGTATTCAGACTTGTTGTAACAGTGGCTCTTGTACGGCCTTAGACCAGAttccttgggattgttgtattattTCAGCACTTATTTACTTATCCTTATTTTATCTACGTTTGAGGCTTATATTTCGATTGTCTTAATTACTTTATTGTGTGGTTGAATGAATGTTTTGGGAAAGGGTATGCCCACCggaaaatggtaggtgcccgcacgttaCCGGATTTGGGACGTGACACCTTGTCATCAAAAAATGAAATATACAGGATTGCCACCATCTCATGATTAGAATTACTGAAAGGATGTCTGCCGCATCTGATAGGCACTTATCCTACGCAGATCGACTACAAGTTATAAATTCAGTTTTATTCTCAATTCACAATTTTTGGGGGCTATATTTATACTCCCTCAGAGTGTTCCAAAAGGTGTAGGCAAGCTGTGTAGGGAATACTTATGGGATGTTCAGAATAAAGAAGAAAGTAGCATTGGTTGCTTGGGAAAGGGTGTGTAAACCCAAAAGATATGGAGGACTAAATATCAGGAGCTGTAACCTCTGGAATATAGATCTGCGGGTAAGATGATTTGGATGCTCAATGAGAAGGTAGATGCGTTATGGGTGAAATGGGTTCATGGTGTGTCTATGAAGAGGAATAATGATTTTTGGGCTCATATTCCTCCAGTAGATAGTAGATGATATTGAAGGAAGCTTCACAAGATAAAAATAGACATGAGACAACGGAATGTACAGGGAGGTTCAACTTGACTAGCTGGTATTGGAGGAAAGCTTCGCAAGCTAAAAATAGTCATGAGACAATAGTATGTACATGCGAGGTTCAACTTGACTGTCAAGTGAAAAATATTCCGTGTCAGCTGGCTACCTGGCTATTGAAACTAAATCACAAGCTGGATATCTCTCAGCTGGTATGGAGTACAGTCTTGCTGCCCAAACATAGAATCATGACCTGGATAGCAGTTCAGGATAAGCTTCTGACTAAAGCAAGGCTGAGCAAGTCTGGAATTTCCTGTGACAACCTTATGTGCTGCTTATGTGAGGATGACACTTTGTAAAACTTACAACATTTATTTGCTCAATGTGCTTGGACTACTGGATTATGGGATGCAATAATTGATTGGATTAGTCAAAAGATTCGACTAACCACCCAAAGATGAATTTGATACTGATCAATAGAATGCATTGGAAGAAGATAAAGAAAGAGATCATGGCTGATGCATTGGGAGCACTGATTACCACACTTGGAAAGTTAGGTACTGAAAAATATGAGGCAACAATCTGTAAATAAAGAGGTTGTGGTACACCAAACACAAATGGAAATTAGGGAGAGGACAGATTTGTTTAAAAGCTCAAAAAAGTATAGGAACAGTAGAATAGTGATACATCAGATAATGTAATTAGTTCTTTTTTGTTTAGAGACCTTATATCTCTTGATATCCTTCTTGGAAGGTGGTCATGAAATAGGGTGCTCTTTAAGTGTATTTTCTGTTTTTGTTGATATGGTAATATTCTACATTCATTATCAAACAAAAAGAAATAAGTTTTTGGAAAAAATTAGGATGACTTCTGCAGAAAGCTTGAAACATGGGTAAAGAAAATAATCTACGAGTTCCGGGAAATAAAAATTTCACGGAGAGCCATTGGACAACATTTACATAAAAGTTTACACAAATTCTCGAAAGATTTCAAGTAGTTTTAGCGCTTGGAGCTAGTGTTTGGCGAAGCAAAAGATCAAATCTGTCTGGATGTAACAAAAGACCAAGCATTCGTTTAGTTATAGATGTGAACAACACTCTTGTTAACTATTTGCAATACAAGTGACTCTAAAAGTTTGAAAATTAAACTCTCAAGAACAACAGGATGAATCACCAGAGAAGAGTAGTGtttgcattttttattttttttttactttttggtTCTAATTTGATGTCATTAAACAAGCCTTGTTTACCCTAAAATTCCATGTGTTAGCAAATGCCCACCTTTATCAGCATCTTGTCTTTTCATATATCACAGAACAGGGGCATCAATGGCAAAAATAGCAACACTTACAAATCAAATTGCAACAGACAAGCAACACAAGACAAGAACCTCCCCACCCTCCCGCCAGAAAACGAAGTCACCTTGAGTAGCCCGGTTCATAACTTCATATTCTATTAGTAAGTTCAGTGCCAAGAATCTTAAAGATTTGCTAACTAAAGCATAAAGCTAAGTGATTACACTTCAAATTACTGGGAGTCTGTGATGGGCTTGCGAACCAAGAAGAAATACATTGGTGTGAAAATCCCTTTCCTGAAACAACGCGGGTTTAAAATGTTAATCATAAAGACGTTATGTTCAGTATTGCATGAAACTACATACTAATATGTATGAAGTAGAGCGATAATCTTACTTGGCACCACCAACAAGACCTTCTGCAGCTTTCTCTAAGAAAGCTTGAACCCTTTGACTACCTTTAGGAGCAAGTCCCACATATTCAAGTGCCGACACCTAACAAAACATGTGAAACAGGTAAGGGATCGTTAAGCCTATGCACTCGTTAGGGAATGTTGCCACATAAAAAACATGTGAAACAGGTAAGGAATCGTTTAGCCTATGCACTCGTTAGGAAATGTTGCCACATAAAAAACATGTGAAACAGGTCCAGGAATCGTTTAGCCTATGCACTCGTTAGGAAATGTTGCCACATAAACAGGAACAGAGGGAGTACGAATTTTATAGGAGATCAAATTATCTCATACTTCAAACAAAACGAACGCTCTGGTTCTTTGTTCTAACGCTTAACACTGAACTTATTGGGATGTCACAGTTATCCAACCTTCCATGGAGGTCTGAATATGAActatcaaaaaaacaaaaagagataGTCTTGTAAGAAATCTTACCAGATTTCTGGTGAAAAGTCGACCAACAGCTGTTAGGCGGAAGCTACTGAGTGAGAAGTGGCTTGTATCTAAAGGCAAGTACCATGAAACAGGCGAGTCCTCAGCAAGATCCTTATCCCACACAACCTACATATCGACAAGTAGAATTTGGTAATCTAATGGCAAAGAGCAGTCAAATGCTTGATAATATTATTAGAAGAAAAGAACTTGCAACATACTTCAAAACCAGCTTTTTTTGCTGCTTCTAGGCACTGTTGTGTCGATCTAATCTCGGGAAGACCATTTCCGAGCTCAATTTCTGCCTATGGCCAACGAACAACTAAGATAAGTCTGACTATCCAACAAATCAACATAAATGCAAAGCGACAATCCAATAATGACTTCAACACTTCAAAGATGTACCTTGATCCTTTTTTGCTCTTCGTTATTGGGATTGTACGCATCGGTCATGCACCACTCATACACAGCAAAGCACTGACCAGGCTTCAGCACTCTATAGATCTCTTTATAGCATCCAACCTAACAAAGATGTATTAATAACCAGGAAACGGTTTTAAAAAATCTAAGTCAAAATTGAACACATTAAAAATATACACACTGGATCTGGTGCATGGCAGGTAGCTTCTATTGCGTAAACCGCGTCAAAGCTATTGTCAGGAAATGGCATTTTCATGAAATCACCCTGCATAGAAACCACACCGACTATCAAGCACTGTACAAGAAGTTCAAAGAAGATTCTCTTGATCTGCAACTTTACTACCTTTACAAAGTTGCAAGTCTGATCCAATCCTACTTTGCGGTTCAACACCTGTATAGTAAAGGGTATTAGACAACTGCTCAGGAAAAAAAATTCAACCATTTGAAATTGGGAACGCAACATAGTCatcctttttctttttgtgtACTGGCCAGAAAACTAGATGACATGTGACCTTAAGATCCAAGTACAATCAAGTTTCAGATGGAAGTAAACGGGTCTCTCCATGCTTCCAATTTGTTACAGATGTCAGAATAAGCAACAGGAAATCTCTGCTAATTACATTACATCTTGCAAGAGCTGGTTTTACAAACAGAACTAAGGAGCAAAGCAAATACCTGTCCCCTAGATATCtgatattcattgttgttgaggCCTGTAACTGATGTAGAGCTGCATAATTATAATAAAAATGATGAGACTCCacagaaatggttaggtaagatAGGCAGATTACAATAAAGAAATTCACACACCATGTTAAGAAGTAAAAAAAAGTAGGTAGTGAATTTGCAGGCCTTCTTACCTGCTTTTTTTGTGTCAACTAAAAATATTAAACTCAAGCTCACATGCACATTCTAACAAGCTCCTAGGTGAACAAGCAATCCTTCCTTTGTGCCCCAACTTTTAAATGTTCAGTACCATCATTCAACCTTAGCTTTAGACAGAGAGTCTATGCCATTACTTAG
The sequence above is a segment of the Lycium barbarum isolate Lr01 chromosome 6, ASM1917538v2, whole genome shotgun sequence genome. Coding sequences within it:
- the LOC132644773 gene encoding cycloartenol-C-24-methyltransferase 1 → MSKQGAFDLASGVGGKIGKDEVLSAVDKYEKYHGYYGGEEEERKNNYTDMVNKYYDLCTSFYEYGWGESFHFAPRWKGESLQESIKRHEHFLALQLGLKSGQKVLDVGCGIGGPLREIARFSSTSVTGLNNNEYQISRGQVLNRKVGLDQTCNFVKGDFMKMPFPDNSFDAVYAIEATCHAPDPVGCYKEIYRVLKPGQCFAVYEWCMTDAYNPNNEEQKRIKAEIELGNGLPEIRSTQQCLEAAKKAGFEVVWDKDLAEDSPVSWYLPLDTSHFSLSSFRLTAVGRLFTRNLVSALEYVGLAPKGSQRVQAFLEKAAEGLVGGAKKGIFTPMYFFLVRKPITDSQ